Below is a genomic region from Chryseobacterium scophthalmum.
AATCAATTTTTCCGGTCTGATTTTGTAAATTTTCATTTAATCTTTTCTTTTCTGAAAACCAGTTTCCGAGATTTAAAAGTAAAGTGGAATCTAATTTTTTAGGTTTTAAAAGTTCTGCATTTTTAGAAAGGTTTTCAATTTTTTGCTGAATTAATTTCTGATGGGTTTCAACCTCTTTTACTTTTTCAGAACCTTTTTTTGTTCTTTCTTTTAAGGTTTCAATTTCTCCCGAAAATTTCTGCATTTGTAAAATCAAACTCAAATCATTTTCCTGAGTTTTAGACTGATTTAATGCTTCATATTGTGGCTGAATTGCAGAAAGTTTATTTTTTATATCTTCAAACCGAATTTCAGTTTCCTGTACAATTTTAAATTGAGTTTCTTTATTTTTCTGTTGTTCTGAAATTTCTTTCTGAAGCTTATTTCTTTCAGAAATTAATGGTGTGAAAATTCTGAAAACTTTGTCAAATACTTCAGTTTTTGTTTCTAAAATGTCGATTTCCTTTTTCTGTTGATTCAGTTTCTCAAACTCAGATTTCTTTTGTTTCAGCGATTCAAAATCAGTTTTTAAATTTTTAAGTTGTTGATATTTTTGTTCAATTTTTATAAACTGAATTTTTACATTTTCAAATTTTTGCTGCTCAATTTTTAAATTCTCTTTCTGAATCAAAATTTGCTCTTCGTTAACTTCTTCAAAACCTTTCAATTGGCCTTCCAACTGATCCAGTTCTGATCTGTTTTTGTAGTTTAAAACTGAAACATTATTCTGCAAATCAAAACGCTGAAGACTGAAAATCTCCTTCATCATGTTCGTTCGGTCTGTCGCGCCCAATTCCAGAAATTCTTTAAACTGACCTTGAGGAATAATAATGGTTCGCTTAAAATTGGCATAACTCAAACCAATGAGTTTTTCAGCATTGGAATGTTCCAAAGGAATCCAGTTTTCATTTTTCCATTCATAGAAAGTGACGCTCGGAGTTTTTACGTCTTCAAAATTTTTAGAATTACGTTTAAACTCTCTTGTAGCACGGAATTTTTTGTTTTCAAAATTGATGAAATCAAACTCAATATAAGATTTATTCGATTTCAAATTCATCATATTGTAAGCACGTTTATCTCTGGAATTGAGACGCTCCGTTTCGCCGTACAACGCAAAAGAAATGGCTTCCAAAATAGAAGATTTCCCGGAACCAACCGAACCGAAAATTCCGAAAAGACCTGCTTCTGTAAGATTTTCAAAGTCGATTTTCTGACGTTCCTGATAAGAATAAAGACCTTCTAAAGTCAGTTGAATTGGAATCATAATGTTATGTTTGATTTCAAAAATTAATATTGCATTGTTGTCATTTTGAGCGCAACGAAGTGGAGTCGAAAAATCTTAAATATTTGTATTTTAAAAGATTCTTCATTTCATAATGCTTCGCAAAATTTCATTCAGAATGACAAAAAGAATTTTTAAATAAAATTTAAAAAGCCCATTAAAAATCTTATAACCTGAAACTTCTTAATGGCTTAAAAATATTTTAGATAAAATTATTTTTCGGAAGCAATTTCGTTAAACAAATTAATGAGTTCCTCATTGGCTTCCTGACCGCCATTTTTAGATTTAAAATAATTGTTAAATAAAGTTTGAATATCCTGACTCAGGTTGATTTCACTTAATTGATTTTCATTAAAATCCTGATTTTTAACTTTCGGAATGAGATGCACAATTCCGTTATGAGATTGATAGATGAGTTTTCTCTCTTCGGCTTTTAAAAAAGTTTCACTTTCTAAGGTCAATTCAACTAAAGTATTTGGGTTTTCTTTCAGCCATTCAATTGTATTTTCAATGGAGTCAAACGTTTTTCTGACGAGTTTTTTACCGTTTTGTAAAGCAATTTTCTCAAATGAAACATTTTTATTGGGTTCAGCTTCAATAATGGAAACATACTTCGTTTGTCCGGCTTCGCTAAAGCTGTAACACAAAGGCGAAGATGAATAGACAACAGGCTTTTCATCAGTTCCTATATTTTGAAAACCATGCAAATGTCCTAAAGCTGTATATTGAATCTGCTGCGGAATAATATCTGAAAAAACTAGGTCTGCATTTCCTATTTTAATGGGCTTTTCTCCTTCCGGTTCTTCCAAAATAGGAGCACCTTTTTTGTTCATATACAAATGCGTTATCAAAAGATTGATGCCATTTTGATCGCAAAATGCATCAGCAGTTTTTTTCCAGTTTTCGGCTAAAACTCTATTGAGTTCCTCTTCTTTATTCTCTCCAAAATATTCTTTTAAACGAACCTCATTTGCATAAGGAGTGTGCAAAATTCTGACAGGGAAATCTTGATTTTTAAATTCTAATTCAATAAAACCTTCTGTTGATTTTGAAACTTTGAAATGTTCAAGCTCAAAAGGATTGATTGTCGCTTTTGGATGTCCGATTAAAATAATTCCGCATTCGCGCGCTAAAGGATCGGGTGCATCGATCAAACTTGGCGAATCATGATTCCCGGAAATGGCAATAACGGGACGTTTTCCATTTAATGATAAACATTTTAAAGTTTTATAAAAAAGTTC
It encodes:
- the sbcD gene encoding metallophosphoesterase family protein, whose protein sequence is MKILHTADWHLGKRLDRFSRLEEQVLVMNEIVDIADRENVDLVLVAGDLFDNFNPSVEATELFYKTLKCLSLNGKRPVIAISGNHDSPSLIDAPDPLARECGIILIGHPKATINPFELEHFKVSKSTEGFIELEFKNQDFPVRILHTPYANEVRLKEYFGENKEEELNRVLAENWKKTADAFCDQNGINLLITHLYMNKKGAPILEEPEGEKPIKIGNADLVFSDIIPQQIQYTALGHLHGFQNIGTDEKPVVYSSSPLCYSFSEAGQTKYVSIIEAEPNKNVSFEKIALQNGKKLVRKTFDSIENTIEWLKENPNTLVELTLESETFLKAEERKLIYQSHNGIVHLIPKVKNQDFNENQLSEINLSQDIQTLFNNYFKSKNGGQEANEELINLFNEIASEK